Proteins from a genomic interval of Marmoricola sp. OAE513:
- a CDS encoding FtsQ-type POTRA domain-containing protein, whose amino-acid sequence MIGEYGDTAVGDDEDTTVVAAPDFGRRRFRARLDRWRRWIILALVAILLVTGGWLIYFSSVLAVSQVEVTGNARVTTARVERVAGVPIGRPMVRTDLAAIKARVEAIHAVESVAVSRSWPHTVVIEIVERTPVAVVDRGGKLQALDASGVLFGGYSRAPDDLPLVETRADVSASALAEAAKVVGALRADVAGRVEKINVQTIDKINLELTKGVTVQWGSAEGSEDKAQVLVLLLKRKGVKEIDVSVPGRPTTR is encoded by the coding sequence GTGATCGGCGAGTACGGCGACACGGCAGTAGGTGACGACGAGGACACCACGGTCGTCGCCGCACCCGACTTCGGACGACGACGCTTCCGCGCCCGGCTGGACAGGTGGCGCCGCTGGATCATCCTCGCGCTGGTCGCGATCCTGCTGGTCACCGGCGGGTGGTTGATCTACTTCTCCTCCGTCCTGGCCGTGAGCCAGGTCGAGGTCACCGGCAACGCCCGGGTGACCACGGCCCGGGTCGAGCGGGTCGCCGGCGTACCGATCGGTCGTCCGATGGTGCGCACCGACCTCGCCGCGATCAAGGCGCGCGTCGAGGCGATCCACGCGGTCGAGTCCGTGGCGGTCTCTCGCTCGTGGCCGCACACCGTCGTGATCGAGATCGTCGAGCGCACCCCCGTCGCCGTCGTGGACCGGGGCGGCAAGCTGCAGGCGCTCGACGCCTCGGGCGTCCTGTTCGGCGGCTACTCCCGAGCCCCTGACGACCTCCCGCTGGTCGAGACGCGAGCGGACGTCAGCGCGTCCGCACTGGCGGAGGCTGCGAAGGTGGTCGGCGCCCTGCGTGCCGACGTCGCCGGGCGCGTCGAGAAGATCAACGTGCAGACGATCGACAAGATCAACCTCGAGCTCACCAAGGGCGTCACGGTCCAGTGGGGGAGCGCGGAGGGGTCCGAGGACAAGGCCCAGGTCCTGGTCCTCCTGCTGAAGCGCAAGGGCGTCAAGGAGATCGACGTCAGCGTGCCGGGTCGTCCGACCACGCGCTGA
- the murC gene encoding UDP-N-acetylmuramate--L-alanine ligase has translation MKVPVPAELLPAEALGRVHFVGIGGAGLSGIARIMLARGIEVSGSDAKSSATIEALRALGARCYVGHAAEQVAEVDTVVVSTAVREDNPEVTEAVRRGLRLLPRSAALEAVMQGREVIAVAGTHGKTTTTSMLTVALQHCGADPSFAIGGDLNESGSNAHDGTGRLFVAEADESDGAFLVYSPRAALVTNVEADHLDNYGTEEAYRAAFTEFLGRIDPDGFVVGCVDDPGAADLLTQAERLGLHSVGVGIGTSGEPAEVKAENLRQVGPTSTFVVVDRGRRLGEVQLQVPGQHYVQDALAALACGLRLGFPFADLARGLGAYTGTRRRMELKGEVGGIRVYDSYAHHPREIVGDLEAARSLAAGGRIVVAFQPHMVSRTRIFGAEMGEALGAADEVVVMDIYVAREDPEPGVTAALVADAVPLPPAQVVLEPSWSATAEHLVQRARPGDLILTLGAGDVTLLGPSVLELLTTRAAEGAGS, from the coding sequence ATGAAGGTCCCCGTCCCCGCCGAGCTGCTGCCCGCCGAGGCCCTGGGTCGCGTCCACTTCGTCGGTATCGGCGGCGCCGGCCTCTCCGGCATCGCCCGGATCATGCTGGCCCGCGGCATCGAGGTCTCCGGCAGCGACGCGAAGTCCTCGGCGACCATCGAGGCGCTGCGTGCGCTCGGCGCCCGGTGCTACGTCGGCCACGCTGCCGAGCAGGTCGCCGAGGTCGACACCGTCGTCGTCTCGACCGCCGTCCGCGAGGACAACCCCGAGGTCACCGAGGCCGTACGCCGCGGCCTGCGGCTGCTGCCGCGCTCGGCCGCGCTCGAGGCGGTGATGCAGGGACGCGAGGTGATCGCCGTGGCCGGCACCCACGGCAAGACCACCACCACCTCCATGCTCACGGTCGCCCTGCAGCACTGCGGCGCCGATCCGTCCTTCGCCATCGGGGGCGACCTCAACGAGTCCGGCTCGAACGCCCACGACGGCACCGGCCGACTGTTCGTGGCCGAGGCGGACGAGAGCGACGGCGCCTTCCTGGTGTACTCGCCGCGGGCCGCGCTCGTCACCAACGTCGAGGCCGACCACCTCGACAATTACGGCACCGAGGAGGCCTACCGGGCCGCCTTCACCGAGTTCCTCGGTCGGATCGACCCCGACGGTTTCGTCGTCGGCTGCGTCGACGACCCCGGGGCCGCGGACCTTCTCACCCAGGCCGAGCGCCTCGGCCTGCACAGCGTCGGCGTCGGCATCGGCACCAGCGGCGAGCCGGCCGAGGTCAAGGCGGAGAACCTGCGCCAGGTGGGGCCGACCTCGACCTTCGTCGTCGTCGACCGCGGCCGCCGGCTGGGCGAGGTCCAGCTGCAGGTCCCCGGGCAGCACTACGTGCAGGACGCGCTCGCTGCACTGGCCTGCGGCCTGCGGCTCGGCTTCCCCTTCGCCGACCTGGCACGCGGGCTCGGCGCCTACACCGGCACCCGGCGCAGGATGGAGCTCAAGGGCGAGGTCGGCGGGATCCGGGTCTACGACTCCTACGCGCACCACCCGCGCGAGATCGTCGGTGACCTCGAGGCAGCGCGGTCGTTGGCTGCCGGCGGCCGGATCGTGGTGGCGTTCCAGCCGCACATGGTCTCGCGCACCCGGATCTTCGGGGCCGAGATGGGCGAGGCGCTCGGCGCGGCCGACGAGGTCGTGGTGATGGACATCTACGTCGCTCGCGAGGACCCGGAGCCGGGGGTCACCGCAGCACTGGTCGCGGACGCCGTCCCGCTCCCGCCCGCGCAGGTCGTGCTGGAACCCTCGTGGTCCGCCACAGCCGAGCACCTCGTGCAGCGCGCCCGCCCGGGCGACCTCATCCTCACCCTGGGTGCCGGCGACGTGACGCTGCTGGGACCCTCGGTCCTCGAGCTGCTGACGACGCGCGCCGCCGAGGGTGCCGGGTCGTGA
- the murG gene encoding undecaprenyldiphospho-muramoylpentapeptide beta-N-acetylglucosaminyltransferase — MKRVLLAGGGTAGHTSPLLAVADALGRRDPDLDIVCLGTPRGLEVTVIPAAGYQLELVSPVPLSRKLNADLVRTPGRLRASVNEATAVLDRLQPDVVVGFGGYVSVPAYLAARRRRTPLVVHEGNALPGIANKLGARFTRYVATSFPGTNLPHAVVTGLPVRRMIATLDRAALRAEARAFFGLDADAPTLLVTGGSQGAQRINGSIVAGAGALAAAGVQVLHVIGPKNELEAPTTPGGPAYVVQNYVDRMDLAYAAADLVVCRSGSNTVTEVSGVGLPAVFVPLPIGNGEQALNARPVVDAGGGLLVADAAFTPEWVRATLPGLLTDVAAREAMGAAAAGVIPLDADEKVADLVEAAARGGRR; from the coding sequence GTGAAGCGCGTCCTGCTGGCCGGCGGAGGTACAGCGGGGCACACGTCCCCGCTGCTCGCCGTCGCCGACGCCCTCGGGCGCCGGGACCCCGATCTCGACATCGTCTGCCTCGGCACCCCGCGCGGGCTCGAGGTCACCGTCATCCCCGCAGCCGGCTACCAGCTCGAGCTGGTCTCGCCGGTGCCGCTGTCGCGCAAGCTGAACGCCGACCTCGTCCGCACACCCGGACGACTCCGTGCGTCGGTGAACGAGGCGACCGCGGTCCTGGACCGGCTTCAGCCCGACGTCGTCGTCGGCTTCGGTGGCTACGTCTCGGTGCCCGCCTACCTGGCCGCGCGCCGGCGGAGGACGCCGCTGGTGGTGCACGAGGGCAACGCCCTGCCCGGCATCGCCAACAAGCTCGGCGCGCGCTTCACCCGGTACGTCGCGACCAGCTTCCCGGGCACCAACCTCCCGCACGCGGTCGTCACCGGTCTGCCCGTACGCCGGATGATCGCCACGCTGGACCGCGCCGCGCTGCGGGCCGAGGCGCGCGCCTTCTTCGGCCTCGACGCCGATGCCCCGACGCTGCTGGTGACCGGCGGCTCGCAGGGGGCGCAGCGGATCAACGGCTCGATCGTGGCCGGGGCCGGTGCGCTGGCCGCTGCGGGGGTGCAGGTGCTGCACGTGATCGGTCCCAAGAACGAGCTCGAGGCACCGACGACCCCGGGCGGGCCGGCGTACGTGGTGCAGAACTACGTCGACCGGATGGACCTCGCGTACGCCGCCGCCGACCTGGTGGTCTGCCGCTCCGGTTCCAACACGGTCACCGAGGTCTCCGGCGTCGGGCTTCCGGCCGTCTTCGTCCCGCTCCCGATCGGCAACGGCGAGCAGGCGCTCAACGCCCGCCCGGTCGTCGACGCCGGCGGAGGCCTCCTCGTCGCCGACGCGGCGTTCACCCCCGAGTGGGTCCGGGCGACGCTGCCCGGACTGCTCACCGACGTCGCTGCGCGCGAGGCGATGGGCGCGGCGGCAGCCGGGGTGATCCCGCTGGACGCCGACGAGAAGGTCGCCGACCTGGTCGAGGCAGCGGCGCGAGGAGGGCGGCGATGA
- the ftsW gene encoding putative lipid II flippase FtsW codes for MSATAHPGDRTYGSSAGVRTWIATMRRHLDRPLTPYYLLLGATTLLLAIGMVMVLSASSVEAFENQGGNSYYWATKQLMWVVVALPCAWIATRLPLKVLRLASWPMLLVAAGMLVATQTSLGVEVNGNKNWLGVGPFQVQPSEVAKFAMILWCADVYARKDHLLASWKHLVVPVIPVAAAITGLVLVGGDLGTALVLVAITLGMLWVVGVPVRFFFGAASLAGVVVLFLAASSPERMERLTMFTKPFSDFQNSGWQAGHGILGMASGGVFGKGIGASQQKWGNLPEAHTDFIFAVLGEEMGLVGTLLVLALFLVIAYAGLRVAAQAENLFVRYATAGIVIWLTAHVIINIGMVLALLPVIGIPLPLVSYGGSSLVPELVALGLVIGFARSNPNAAGELQRRRNERRRLRAVNAGAARTAGLR; via the coding sequence GTGAGCGCCACCGCGCACCCCGGTGACCGGACCTACGGCAGCAGCGCCGGTGTCCGGACCTGGATCGCGACGATGCGCCGCCACCTCGACCGGCCGCTGACCCCGTACTACCTGCTCCTCGGCGCGACCACGCTGCTGCTGGCCATCGGCATGGTGATGGTGCTCAGCGCCTCCAGCGTCGAGGCTTTCGAGAACCAGGGCGGCAACAGCTACTACTGGGCGACCAAGCAGCTCATGTGGGTCGTCGTGGCGCTGCCGTGCGCCTGGATCGCCACCCGGCTGCCGCTGAAGGTCCTGCGGCTCGCCTCCTGGCCGATGCTGCTGGTGGCCGCCGGGATGCTCGTGGCGACGCAGACCTCGCTCGGCGTCGAGGTCAACGGCAACAAGAACTGGCTCGGCGTCGGTCCCTTCCAGGTGCAGCCCTCGGAGGTCGCGAAGTTCGCGATGATCCTGTGGTGTGCCGACGTCTACGCACGCAAGGACCACCTGCTGGCCAGCTGGAAGCACCTCGTCGTCCCGGTGATCCCGGTGGCCGCAGCGATCACCGGCCTGGTCCTGGTCGGTGGCGACCTCGGCACGGCCCTGGTTCTGGTCGCGATCACCCTCGGCATGCTCTGGGTGGTGGGGGTCCCGGTGCGGTTCTTCTTCGGCGCTGCGAGCCTCGCCGGCGTCGTGGTCCTGTTCCTCGCGGCCAGCAGTCCCGAGCGGATGGAACGTCTGACGATGTTCACCAAGCCGTTCTCCGACTTCCAGAACTCCGGGTGGCAGGCCGGCCACGGCATCCTCGGCATGGCCAGCGGCGGCGTCTTCGGCAAGGGCATCGGCGCCAGCCAGCAGAAGTGGGGAAACCTGCCCGAGGCCCACACCGACTTCATCTTCGCCGTGCTCGGTGAGGAGATGGGCCTGGTCGGCACCCTGCTGGTGCTGGCGCTTTTCCTGGTGATCGCCTACGCCGGCCTCCGGGTGGCGGCGCAGGCCGAGAACCTCTTCGTGCGCTACGCGACCGCCGGGATCGTGATCTGGCTGACCGCGCACGTGATCATCAACATCGGCATGGTCCTCGCCCTGCTCCCGGTCATCGGCATCCCGCTCCCGCTGGTCTCCTACGGCGGTTCCTCGCTGGTGCCCGAGCTGGTCGCGCTCGGCCTGGTGATCGGTTTCGCCCGCTCCAACCCGAACGCCGCCGGTGAGCTCCAGCGCCGTCGCAACGAACGCCGTCGCCTCCGTGCCGTGAACGCCGGGGCGGCACGGACCGCTGGACTGCGATGA
- the murD gene encoding UDP-N-acetylmuramoyl-L-alanine--D-glutamate ligase, whose amino-acid sequence MPSRPDQLGRHDSWEGVDVVVAGMGVSGFAAADNLTYLGASVTGLDDGEPGARAERAALLEDLGATIRYGEGSTAVLPEDVDVLITSPGWRPDTPLLAQAAARGIPVWGEVELAWRLRDPENPVPWLAVTGTNGKTTTVQMLAQMLRRGGHRAVAAGNVGLPLVEAVMTGYGEDGDPYDVLAVELSSFQLHYTSSMSAHSAAVLNVAPDHLDWYPSMQAYTADKGRIYEQVQHACVYNVADPVTEQLVVDADVVEGARAIGFTLGMPSVGMLGLVEDVLVDRAFVENRREAAAELCTLADLASPAPHMVANALAAAALARSYGVAPVAVRDALREFKPDGHRIAEVATFDGVTWVDDSKATNPPAALASLQAYESVVWVAGGLAKGATFDDLVEKVGNRLRAVILMGTDADVIGEALSRHAPDVPVFRLAAGETAPMERVVAEAAALARPGDTVLLAPGCASMDMFANYGARGDAFAEAVHRRQRAQDS is encoded by the coding sequence TTGCCGTCCCGTCCTGACCAGCTCGGCCGGCACGACTCCTGGGAGGGCGTCGACGTCGTCGTCGCCGGCATGGGCGTCTCCGGTTTCGCCGCCGCCGACAACCTGACCTACCTGGGTGCTTCGGTGACCGGCCTGGACGACGGCGAGCCCGGGGCCCGCGCCGAGCGGGCCGCGCTGCTCGAGGACCTCGGCGCCACGATCCGGTACGGCGAGGGCTCCACCGCCGTGCTGCCCGAGGACGTCGACGTGCTGATCACCTCACCGGGCTGGCGGCCCGACACCCCGCTGCTGGCGCAGGCCGCCGCCCGGGGCATCCCGGTCTGGGGCGAGGTCGAGCTCGCCTGGCGTCTGCGCGACCCGGAGAACCCGGTGCCCTGGCTGGCCGTCACCGGCACCAACGGCAAGACGACGACGGTGCAGATGCTCGCGCAGATGCTGCGCCGGGGCGGCCACCGCGCGGTGGCCGCGGGCAACGTCGGGCTGCCGCTGGTGGAGGCCGTGATGACCGGGTACGGCGAGGACGGCGACCCCTACGACGTCCTGGCGGTCGAGCTCTCCAGCTTCCAGCTGCACTACACGTCCTCGATGAGTGCGCACTCCGCGGCGGTCCTCAACGTGGCCCCGGACCACCTCGACTGGTACCCCTCGATGCAGGCCTACACGGCGGACAAGGGCCGGATCTACGAGCAGGTCCAGCACGCCTGCGTCTACAACGTCGCCGACCCGGTCACCGAGCAGCTCGTCGTCGACGCCGACGTCGTCGAGGGCGCACGCGCGATCGGTTTCACCCTCGGGATGCCGTCGGTCGGCATGCTCGGTCTGGTCGAGGACGTCCTGGTCGACCGGGCGTTCGTCGAGAACCGCCGCGAGGCGGCCGCCGAGCTGTGCACGCTGGCCGATCTTGCCTCGCCGGCCCCGCACATGGTGGCGAACGCCCTGGCAGCGGCCGCGCTGGCCCGCTCGTACGGGGTCGCCCCGGTGGCCGTGCGCGACGCGCTGCGCGAGTTCAAGCCCGACGGTCACCGGATCGCGGAGGTGGCCACCTTCGACGGGGTCACCTGGGTCGACGACTCCAAGGCCACCAACCCTCCCGCAGCGCTGGCGTCCCTGCAGGCCTACGAGTCGGTCGTGTGGGTTGCCGGGGGACTGGCGAAGGGAGCCACCTTCGACGACCTCGTCGAGAAGGTCGGGAACCGGCTGCGCGCGGTAATCCTGATGGGTACTGATGCTGATGTGATTGGTGAGGCGTTGTCCCGACACGCCCCGGATGTGCCCGTCTTCCGGCTCGCCGCCGGAGAGACTGCTCCCATGGAAAGGGTCGTGGCGGAAGCCGCGGCGCTGGCACGACCGGGGGACACGGTTCTCCTTGCTCCCGGATGCGCCTCCATGGACATGTTCGCCAACTACGGCGCCCGCGGCGATGCCTTCGCCGAGGCGGTGCACCGCAGGCAGCGGGCTCAGGACAGCTGA
- the mraY gene encoding phospho-N-acetylmuramoyl-pentapeptide-transferase, protein MRAVLLAGGLSLIFTIIGTRVAISVFAKRGYGQLIREDGPTTHHTKRGTPTMGGLVIVLATVVSYFLAKLITGVHPSASALLLLFLFVGLGFVGFLDDFIKIYKQRNLGLRSKAKFIGQTLVAVIFGFLALWKHAPFVDADGTTVASRAISFTRDLDSFKLPLALMVVFIVLLIAGTSNAVNLTDGLDGLAAGASMMVFGAYTLMNIWQNNQDCGGTRVAVSGAVGSCYVVRDPLDLAVIAAAITGACFGFLWYNASPAQIFMGDTGSLALGGAVAGMAVMTRTELLLALLGGLFVIQTMSVILQVGYFKATKGKRLFRMAPLHHHFELLGWEEITVVIRFWLIGAVFVAAGLGVFYAEWVVGG, encoded by the coding sequence GTGAGAGCAGTCCTGCTCGCCGGCGGTCTGTCGCTGATCTTCACCATCATCGGGACCCGGGTCGCGATCTCGGTCTTCGCGAAGCGGGGCTACGGCCAGCTGATCCGCGAGGACGGGCCGACGACGCACCACACCAAGCGCGGCACCCCGACCATGGGTGGCCTGGTGATCGTGCTGGCCACGGTCGTCTCCTACTTCCTGGCCAAGCTCATCACCGGCGTGCACCCCTCGGCGTCGGCGCTGCTGCTGCTGTTCCTCTTCGTCGGGCTCGGTTTCGTCGGGTTCCTCGACGACTTCATCAAGATCTACAAGCAGCGCAACCTCGGTCTGCGGAGCAAGGCGAAGTTCATCGGTCAGACGCTGGTCGCGGTGATCTTCGGCTTCCTGGCTCTGTGGAAGCACGCGCCGTTCGTCGACGCCGACGGCACCACGGTGGCCAGCCGCGCGATCTCGTTCACCCGCGACCTCGACTCGTTCAAGCTCCCGCTGGCCCTGATGGTCGTGTTCATCGTGCTGCTGATCGCCGGCACCAGCAACGCCGTGAACCTCACCGACGGTCTCGACGGCCTCGCCGCCGGCGCCTCGATGATGGTCTTCGGTGCCTACACGCTGATGAACATCTGGCAGAACAACCAGGACTGCGGCGGCACCCGGGTCGCGGTATCCGGTGCGGTCGGTTCCTGCTACGTGGTCCGCGACCCCCTGGACCTGGCCGTCATCGCCGCCGCGATCACCGGCGCCTGCTTCGGCTTCCTCTGGTACAACGCCTCGCCCGCCCAGATCTTCATGGGTGACACCGGCTCGCTGGCTCTCGGTGGTGCGGTCGCCGGTATGGCCGTGATGACCCGCACCGAGCTGCTGCTCGCCCTGCTCGGGGGCCTGTTCGTGATCCAGACGATGTCGGTGATCCTGCAGGTCGGGTACTTCAAGGCGACCAAGGGCAAGCGGCTGTTCCGGATGGCGCCGCTGCACCACCACTTCGAGCTGCTCGGCTGGGAGGAGATCACCGTGGTGATCCGCTTCTGGCTGATCGGCGCGGTCTTCGTCGCCGCCGGTCTGGGCGTCTTCTACGCCGAATGGGTGGTCGGAGGATGA
- the murF gene encoding UDP-N-acetylmuramoyl-tripeptide--D-alanyl-D-alanine ligase: MTLTEIAEVVGGEVADPLQGPTVVSGPAFLDSREPAPGGLFLAIAGEHVDGHDYAAGAVAGGAAAVLASRHLDLPGVVVDDVQRAVGALAAHVLATLRRRNPDLVVLAVTGSQGKTSVKDMLGAVLADAGPTVATYGSFNNELGLPLTVLRAEETTRYLVLEMGARGIGHLADLCAIAPPDISIVLNVGRAHLGEFGSQENIAIAKGELVEALGPNGVAVLNLDDPLVAGMAPRTKAAVHTFGEDVNAGLRLSDLEVDDLGRPSFDLTTGAERVHVNLGLLGAHQARNAAAATTAALAAGVRLEDVAASLQRLTALSKWRMELHERADGLVVINDAYNANPDSMAAGLQTLAGIGERAGRPTVAVLGEMRELGATALEEHRAIGRLAADLGISRVVVVGEGAQGIAEGIAEGITEANDTAVFHPSVRDAALAVRNNVDGTEIVLVKASRAAGLERVADALLADDRADDEAKEAKP, from the coding sequence ATGACGCTCACGGAGATCGCCGAGGTCGTCGGCGGCGAGGTCGCCGACCCGCTCCAGGGGCCCACGGTCGTCAGCGGTCCGGCGTTCCTGGACAGCCGCGAGCCCGCGCCAGGCGGGCTCTTCCTCGCCATCGCAGGGGAGCACGTCGACGGTCACGACTACGCCGCGGGAGCGGTCGCGGGCGGAGCCGCCGCGGTCCTCGCCAGCCGGCACCTGGATCTCCCCGGCGTCGTCGTGGACGACGTGCAACGAGCCGTCGGGGCGCTCGCCGCCCACGTGCTCGCCACGCTGCGTCGTCGGAACCCCGACCTGGTCGTGCTCGCCGTCACCGGGTCCCAGGGCAAGACCAGCGTCAAGGACATGCTCGGCGCGGTGCTCGCCGACGCGGGCCCGACGGTGGCGACGTACGGGTCCTTCAACAACGAGCTCGGCCTGCCGCTGACCGTGCTCCGTGCGGAGGAGACCACCCGCTACCTCGTCCTGGAGATGGGCGCCCGCGGGATCGGTCACCTTGCCGACCTCTGCGCGATCGCGCCCCCGGACATCAGCATCGTGCTCAACGTCGGTAGGGCCCACCTGGGCGAGTTCGGTTCGCAGGAGAACATCGCGATCGCGAAGGGCGAGCTGGTCGAGGCGCTGGGTCCGAACGGCGTCGCCGTGCTCAACCTCGACGACCCCCTGGTCGCGGGGATGGCTCCGCGCACGAAGGCGGCCGTGCACACCTTCGGCGAGGACGTGAACGCCGGCCTGCGGCTGTCCGACCTCGAGGTCGACGACCTCGGGCGACCGTCGTTCGACCTCACGACCGGCGCCGAGCGGGTGCACGTGAACCTCGGGCTGCTCGGGGCGCACCAGGCCCGCAACGCCGCCGCAGCGACCACGGCAGCTCTGGCGGCGGGCGTCCGTCTGGAGGACGTCGCCGCGTCCCTGCAGCGGCTCACCGCGCTGTCGAAGTGGCGGATGGAGCTGCACGAGCGGGCCGACGGTCTGGTGGTCATCAACGACGCCTACAACGCCAACCCGGACTCGATGGCGGCCGGTCTGCAGACCCTGGCCGGGATCGGGGAGCGGGCCGGTCGTCCCACGGTCGCCGTCCTGGGGGAGATGCGCGAGCTCGGTGCGACAGCGCTGGAGGAGCACCGCGCGATCGGCCGGCTGGCCGCCGACCTGGGCATCTCGCGGGTGGTCGTCGTCGGGGAGGGCGCCCAAGGGATTGCTGAGGGGATTGCTGAGGGGATCACTGAGGCCAACGACACAGCCGTCTTCCACCCCTCGGTGCGCGATGCTGCCCTCGCCGTGCGGAACAATGTCGACGGCACGGAGATCGTGCTGGTCAAGGCATCGCGGGCGGCCGGGTTGGAACGGGTCGCCGACGCGTTGCTGGCCGACGACCGGGCTGACGACGAGGCGAAGGAGGCGAAACCGTGA
- a CDS encoding UDP-N-acetylmuramoyl-L-alanyl-D-glutamate--2,6-diaminopimelate ligase, producing the protein MLGGTDGVSVTGLSLSSRRVTPGDLYAALPGSAAHGADYAADAVDAGAVAVLTDPAGADRLTGATVPVLVVDDPRALLGRLADEIYGHPAGSLTLMAVTGTQGKTTTTRLLEAGLEQAGLRAAVIGTVGTRIAGAEVKTALTTPEAPDLHALFAVMVEQDVRGCAMEVSSHALVMGRVDGVVFDVAAFVNLGRDHLDFHADLEDYFAAKASLFTPERARLGLTNVDDEFGRRLLEVAGIEMRTFSTEGNPADWRAVDVQLRPEGSTFTVITPTGEQVPAGVPLTGAFNVSNALCAVALAAEAGFDVAAVAAGIASSGGVPGRLERIDAGQDFLAVVDYAHKPDALEAAVAALRPLTTGRLILVVGAGGDRDAGKRPLMGEIGARSADVLVVTDDNPRSEDPAAIRAAVLAGVPADAHAEVVEIGDRGSAIAHAVGLAGPGDTVLVAGKGHETGQEVGGPGDVVVHPFDDRDQVRAALEGRAR; encoded by the coding sequence GTGCTCGGCGGGACCGACGGTGTGAGCGTCACTGGCCTGAGCCTGAGCTCGCGCCGGGTCACCCCCGGCGACCTGTACGCCGCCCTCCCGGGTTCCGCGGCCCACGGCGCCGACTACGCCGCCGACGCGGTCGACGCCGGTGCTGTCGCGGTCCTCACCGACCCGGCCGGTGCCGACCGGCTGACCGGGGCGACCGTCCCGGTCCTGGTCGTCGACGACCCGCGGGCGCTCCTGGGCAGGCTCGCGGACGAGATCTACGGGCACCCGGCCGGCTCCCTCACGCTGATGGCCGTCACCGGTACCCAGGGCAAGACCACCACCACCCGCCTGCTCGAGGCCGGGCTCGAGCAGGCGGGTCTGCGCGCTGCGGTGATCGGGACCGTCGGCACCCGGATCGCCGGAGCCGAGGTGAAGACGGCGCTGACCACGCCCGAGGCCCCCGACCTGCACGCCCTCTTCGCCGTGATGGTCGAGCAGGACGTCCGCGGCTGCGCCATGGAGGTCTCCAGCCACGCCCTGGTGATGGGGCGCGTCGACGGTGTCGTCTTCGACGTCGCGGCGTTCGTGAACCTCGGCCGCGACCACCTCGACTTCCACGCCGACCTCGAGGACTACTTCGCGGCCAAGGCGTCGCTGTTCACTCCCGAGCGCGCCCGCCTCGGCCTCACCAACGTCGACGACGAGTTCGGCCGCCGCCTGCTCGAGGTCGCCGGCATCGAGATGCGCACGTTCTCGACCGAGGGCAACCCGGCCGACTGGCGGGCGGTCGACGTGCAGCTGCGGCCGGAGGGTTCGACGTTCACGGTGATCACGCCCACGGGGGAGCAGGTGCCCGCGGGCGTGCCGCTCACCGGTGCCTTCAACGTCTCCAACGCGCTCTGCGCCGTGGCGCTCGCCGCCGAGGCCGGCTTCGACGTCGCCGCGGTCGCCGCGGGGATCGCCTCCTCCGGGGGCGTTCCCGGTCGTCTCGAGCGGATCGACGCCGGGCAGGACTTCCTCGCGGTCGTCGACTACGCCCACAAGCCGGACGCCCTGGAGGCGGCCGTGGCAGCACTGCGCCCACTGACCACCGGTCGGCTGATCCTCGTCGTCGGGGCCGGCGGCGACCGGGACGCCGGCAAGCGTCCGCTGATGGGCGAGATCGGGGCCCGCTCCGCCGACGTGCTCGTGGTCACCGACGACAACCCGCGCAGCGAGGACCCGGCCGCCATCCGTGCGGCAGTCCTGGCGGGCGTCCCCGCCGACGCGCACGCCGAGGTCGTCGAGATCGGCGACCGTGGCAGCGCCATCGCCCATGCGGTCGGACTGGCCGGACCCGGTGACACCGTGCTGGTGGCGGGTAAGGGACACGAGACCGGCCAGGAGGTGGGCGGCCCGGGGGACGTGGTGGTGCACCCGTTCGACGACCGTGACCAGGTCCGTGCCGCACTGGAGGGAAGAGCCCGATGA